The proteins below are encoded in one region of Leucoraja erinacea ecotype New England chromosome 26, Leri_hhj_1, whole genome shotgun sequence:
- the ppie gene encoding peptidyl-prolyl cis-trans isomerase E isoform X2, whose protein sequence is MAATKRVLYVGGLAEEVDEKVLHAAFIPFGDIMDIQIPLDYETEKHRGFAFVEFEGAEDAAAAIDNMNESELFGRTIRVNLAKPMRIKEGSSRAVWSDDDWLKKFAGKTLEENGSEEQGGEGGETQTQEGEPPAKKSRSNPQVYMDIKIANKAVGRLRFLLRADVVPMTAENFRCLCTHEKGFGYKGSSFHRIIPQFMCQGGDFTNHNGTGGKSIYGRKFDDENYILKHSAAGLLSMANSGINTNGSQFFITLDKTDWLDGKHVVFGEMVEGMDIVRQMEAQGSKDGKPKQKMIISDCGEYV, encoded by the exons ATGGCGGCGACCAAGCGGGTGCTgtatgtgg GTGGCCTTGCTGAAGAGGTAGATGAGAAGGTTCTTCATGCAGCTTTTATTCCATTTGGAGATATTATGGACATTCAAATTCCACTGGATTATGAGACGG AGAAACACAGAGGTTTTGCATTCGTTGAATTTGAGGGTGCTGAG GATGCTGCAGCTGCCATTGATAACATG AATGAGTCTGAACTTTTTGGAAGGACAATCCGAGTTAACCTGGCAAAACCCATGCGAATTAAAGAGGGATCGTCAAGAGCAG TGTGGTCAGATGATGACTGGTTAAAGAAATTTGCTGGGAAGACCCTGGAGGAAAATGGAAGTGAGGAGCAAGGAGGAGAAGGTGGAGAAACACAAACACAGGAG GGTGAGCCACCAGCCAAGAAATCAAGATCCAATCCTCAAGTTTACATGGACATCAAAATTGCCAACAAGGCTGTTGGTAGATTACGGTTTTTATTACGAGCTGACGTTGTACCAATGACTGCAG AAAATTTCCGGTGCCTCTGTACACACGAGAAGGGATTTGGTTACAAGGGCAGCAGTTTCCATCGAATTATACCCCAGTTCATGTGTCAGGGTGGAGATTTCACCAATCACAACGGTACTGGAGGGAAATCCATCTACGGCAGGAAGTTTGAcgatgaaaactatattctgaaaCACTCAGCGGCAG gattGCTGTCAATGGCAAACTCTGGAATCAATACAAATGGATCTCAGTTTTTCATTACCCTCGACAAGACAGACTGGCTGGATGGAAAACACGTAGTATTTGGGGAAatggtggaaggaatggatattgTCAGACAGATGGAA GCTCAAGGTTCTAAAGATGGAAAACCTAAGCAAAAAATGATCATCTCAGACTGCGGAGAATATGTGTGA
- the ppie gene encoding peptidyl-prolyl cis-trans isomerase E isoform X1, whose protein sequence is MKAASGGEAELEFRVHVGQFGTRWRRPSGCCMWVSGLAEEVDEKVLHAAFIPFGDIMDIQIPLDYETEKHRGFAFVEFEGAEDAAAAIDNMNESELFGRTIRVNLAKPMRIKEGSSRAVWSDDDWLKKFAGKTLEENGSEEQGGEGGETQTQEGEPPAKKSRSNPQVYMDIKIANKAVGRLRFLLRADVVPMTAENFRCLCTHEKGFGYKGSSFHRIIPQFMCQGGDFTNHNGTGGKSIYGRKFDDENYILKHSAAGLLSMANSGINTNGSQFFITLDKTDWLDGKHVVFGEMVEGMDIVRQMEAQGSKDGKPKQKMIISDCGEYV, encoded by the exons ATGAAGGCGGCGAGCGGCGGGGAGGCGGAGCTGGAGTTCAGGGTTCATGTGGGACAGTTCGGCACAAGATGGCGGCGACCAAGCGGGTGCTgtatgtgggtga GTGGCCTTGCTGAAGAGGTAGATGAGAAGGTTCTTCATGCAGCTTTTATTCCATTTGGAGATATTATGGACATTCAAATTCCACTGGATTATGAGACGG AGAAACACAGAGGTTTTGCATTCGTTGAATTTGAGGGTGCTGAG GATGCTGCAGCTGCCATTGATAACATG AATGAGTCTGAACTTTTTGGAAGGACAATCCGAGTTAACCTGGCAAAACCCATGCGAATTAAAGAGGGATCGTCAAGAGCAG TGTGGTCAGATGATGACTGGTTAAAGAAATTTGCTGGGAAGACCCTGGAGGAAAATGGAAGTGAGGAGCAAGGAGGAGAAGGTGGAGAAACACAAACACAGGAG GGTGAGCCACCAGCCAAGAAATCAAGATCCAATCCTCAAGTTTACATGGACATCAAAATTGCCAACAAGGCTGTTGGTAGATTACGGTTTTTATTACGAGCTGACGTTGTACCAATGACTGCAG AAAATTTCCGGTGCCTCTGTACACACGAGAAGGGATTTGGTTACAAGGGCAGCAGTTTCCATCGAATTATACCCCAGTTCATGTGTCAGGGTGGAGATTTCACCAATCACAACGGTACTGGAGGGAAATCCATCTACGGCAGGAAGTTTGAcgatgaaaactatattctgaaaCACTCAGCGGCAG gattGCTGTCAATGGCAAACTCTGGAATCAATACAAATGGATCTCAGTTTTTCATTACCCTCGACAAGACAGACTGGCTGGATGGAAAACACGTAGTATTTGGGGAAatggtggaaggaatggatattgTCAGACAGATGGAA GCTCAAGGTTCTAAAGATGGAAAACCTAAGCAAAAAATGATCATCTCAGACTGCGGAGAATATGTGTGA